The following coding sequences are from one Candidatus Brocadia sp. window:
- a CDS encoding HPP family protein, with translation MPFIEGINTISAVIKKLPKTPHTVIPSREVWLSLWGAFLGIGFTALLAYLWKFPMLLGPFGASSVLIYGAYKSPLAQPRNVLLGHFLSACIGVVVYDFFGATFWSIALGVALALVLMTVTYSIHPPAGATAYIAVQTGGLGAAYMYIFNPVIVGAFILVLIGVVFNKLGKREYPIHWW, from the coding sequence ATGCCATTCATAGAAGGGATTAACACGATTAGTGCAGTTATAAAAAAATTACCAAAGACTCCGCATACGGTAATTCCTTCAAGAGAAGTATGGTTGTCCTTATGGGGTGCATTTTTGGGTATAGGATTTACTGCATTACTTGCCTATCTCTGGAAATTTCCAATGCTGTTAGGGCCATTTGGCGCCAGCTCTGTGTTGATTTACGGTGCCTATAAGTCTCCGCTGGCACAGCCGAGAAATGTCCTCCTGGGACATTTCCTTTCGGCATGCATTGGGGTAGTCGTATATGATTTTTTTGGTGCTACGTTTTGGTCTATTGCACTTGGAGTTGCCCTTGCCCTGGTACTTATGACAGTAACCTATTCAATCCATCCGCCAGCCGGTGCAACGGCATATATAGCCGTTCAAACCGGCGGGTTAGGTGCTGCATATATGTATATCTTTAATCCGGTTATCGTAGGTGCCTTTATTCTGGTATTAATTGGTGTGGTCTTCAACAAACTGGGGAAGAGGGAATATCCTATACACTGGTGGTAA